In one Chitinophaga sancti genomic region, the following are encoded:
- a CDS encoding TolC family protein: MKSRCLITLIIFLLTAPRLHAQQPMPLDLQQAIDLALQHNRALHIKKLQQSEKAAKLHEDAIKQYPAVTVSSAYQYNQNLGALNIPAGYFGSLPLGGTTIGLPNKDASFELGKHNNFNAGVTVYQPITQLGKIKAGMEVTKTDVLIAEQESRKASLQIRQAVEKLYYGLLINQQQQITANANLQLAQMKQFDVESALIAGKTVDANKAGLQANVADEEQNLLKLQIQADDYMADLQQLTGITADSVVLAEVDYNPQPLSDSISGDNNVDIRLANLTKVKTEQAIKATQRSYLPDFGVMAGYTYQTGNVLYPSSNPFVGASFKWNIQDIFSNKQVMHQRNFQLQQSTEYVANTQETVNHDIAKAKRRINQAIALIAVAQKAVNYRQDELKIQQDKKDAGLNIEADLLNTKSLLAKAQADLLSAKLSYRIAYSDLRILTGAY; this comes from the coding sequence ATGAAAAGTAGATGCCTTATCACACTCATTATATTCCTGCTCACGGCACCCCGGCTGCATGCACAGCAGCCGATGCCGCTCGATTTGCAGCAGGCTATTGATCTCGCTTTGCAACATAACAGGGCACTGCACATCAAGAAACTACAACAATCAGAGAAAGCGGCAAAGCTGCACGAGGATGCGATTAAACAATATCCTGCAGTTACCGTCAGCTCTGCCTATCAATACAACCAGAACCTGGGCGCACTGAATATTCCTGCCGGGTATTTTGGTTCCCTCCCACTGGGTGGTACTACAATTGGATTGCCGAATAAAGATGCCAGTTTTGAACTGGGTAAACATAATAACTTCAACGCGGGTGTGACCGTGTACCAACCTATTACCCAGCTGGGTAAAATAAAAGCGGGCATGGAAGTGACGAAGACCGATGTATTGATTGCTGAACAGGAAAGCCGGAAAGCATCCCTGCAAATCAGGCAGGCCGTTGAAAAACTCTACTATGGTTTACTCATCAATCAGCAACAACAGATCACTGCGAATGCGAATCTTCAGTTAGCGCAGATGAAACAGTTTGATGTGGAGAGTGCATTGATAGCCGGGAAAACAGTAGATGCCAACAAGGCAGGCCTGCAGGCGAATGTGGCGGATGAAGAACAGAACCTGCTGAAACTGCAGATACAGGCTGATGATTACATGGCAGATCTGCAACAGCTTACCGGTATCACTGCAGACAGCGTGGTACTTGCGGAAGTAGATTACAATCCCCAACCGCTCAGTGACAGCATTTCCGGTGATAATAATGTAGACATCCGGCTGGCCAATTTAACGAAAGTTAAAACCGAGCAGGCCATCAAAGCGACACAGCGCAGTTATCTGCCAGACTTTGGTGTAATGGCAGGTTATACATACCAAACAGGGAATGTTTTGTATCCAAGCAGCAATCCTTTTGTAGGGGCTTCCTTTAAGTGGAATATCCAGGATATATTTTCCAATAAGCAGGTGATGCACCAGCGCAATTTCCAGCTGCAACAGTCTACCGAATATGTTGCCAATACGCAGGAGACGGTGAACCATGATATTGCAAAAGCGAAAAGAAGGATTAACCAGGCCATTGCCCTGATCGCTGTAGCGCAAAAGGCTGTAAATTACAGGCAGGATGAGTTAAAAATTCAGCAGGATAAAAAAGATGCTGGCCTGAATATTGAAGCTGATCTGTTGAACACAAAATCACTGCTGGCGAAAGCGCAGGCAGACCTGCTGAGTGCTAAGCTCAGTTACAGGATCGCTTATTCTGATCTGCGCATTTTGACCGGCGCTTATTAA
- a CDS encoding DUF2147 domain-containing protein: MKRIAFLLITLLFSTQVLLAQDKILGNWLSEEKDGRIEIYKTGDKYSGKLIWGKDLVEADGKTPRKDRTDTKNSDPKLRSRPLLGLVLLTNFTYRDGEWSGGKIYDPKSGKTYSCTMKLKGEKLEIRGYVGISMFGRTTVWTRG, translated from the coding sequence ATGAAAAGGATCGCATTTTTATTAATCACTTTGTTGTTTTCCACGCAGGTATTGCTCGCACAGGACAAAATACTGGGTAACTGGCTGAGCGAAGAAAAAGATGGGCGTATTGAGATTTATAAGACCGGGGATAAGTATTCCGGTAAGCTGATATGGGGTAAGGACCTTGTAGAAGCTGACGGGAAGACACCCCGTAAGGACAGAACTGATACCAAGAACAGCGATCCTAAATTAAGGAGCCGTCCGTTGTTGGGGCTTGTGCTGCTGACTAATTTTACCTATAGGGATGGGGAATGGAGTGGTGGAAAGATCTATGATCCCAAGAGTGGGAAGACGTATAGTTGTACGATGAAACTGAAGGGAGAAAAACTGGAAATAAGAGGGTATGTCGGTATTTCTATGTTTGGAAGAACGACGGTGTGGACGAGGGGATAA
- a CDS encoding DUF5777 family beta-barrel protein, producing MQRRIIQTIFLLLVGSRMMAQDSSLMKMMDDAVAESQQGQLVTGTFKATQIVNLPTVESPGKKSLQFMIMHRFGKLNGGAYEFFGLDNASIRFALDYGITDRFSVGLGRSSGDKTFDGSLKYKLLQQKEVGMPISVSLYGLITNYTQRYSDKPYLDARYRTSYTTQVLIAKKFSPAFSFEVVPSWIHNNLVPTPEDKSDLFAVSAGGRLKFTKRMSVNAEYNYLLRNQVVSTKVYDAISGGIDIETGGHVFQLVFTNAAGMVGPYYLAKTDGSWGKGDIYFGFNITRNFNFKK from the coding sequence ATGCAAAGAAGAATCATTCAAACCATATTTTTATTACTCGTTGGCAGCCGTATGATGGCGCAGGACAGCAGCCTGATGAAAATGATGGACGATGCCGTAGCTGAATCACAGCAGGGACAGCTCGTGACCGGTACCTTCAAGGCCACACAGATCGTAAACCTGCCTACCGTAGAATCGCCGGGAAAGAAAAGCCTGCAATTCATGATCATGCACCGTTTCGGAAAACTTAACGGTGGTGCCTACGAGTTCTTCGGATTAGATAATGCTTCTATTCGTTTTGCATTAGACTACGGGATTACAGACCGCTTCTCAGTGGGACTGGGGCGTAGCTCTGGTGACAAAACCTTCGATGGCTCCCTGAAGTATAAGCTCCTGCAGCAAAAAGAGGTAGGTATGCCCATCTCTGTAAGCCTGTATGGCCTGATCACCAACTATACACAGCGGTATTCAGATAAGCCTTATCTCGATGCCCGCTATCGCACTTCGTATACAACCCAGGTGCTCATCGCCAAAAAGTTTTCTCCTGCTTTCTCTTTTGAAGTCGTACCATCCTGGATTCATAATAACCTCGTGCCAACACCCGAAGATAAAAGTGATCTCTTCGCGGTATCTGCCGGTGGTCGCTTGAAATTCACAAAGAGAATGAGCGTCAATGCTGAGTACAATTACCTGCTGCGCAACCAGGTCGTAAGTACAAAAGTGTATGACGCTATCTCAGGAGGAATTGATATTGAAACGGGAGGTCACGTATTCCAGCTTGTATTTACCAATGCCGCAGGCATGGTAGGTCCTTATTACCTGGCAAAGACAGATGGTAGCTGGGGTAAAGGGGATATCTATTTTGGGTTCAATATTACCAGGAACTTCAACTTTAAAAAATAG
- a CDS encoding YceI family protein: MKPMYVMALASLFYLPAKAQTFMTRNGKINFYSKTSLEDIRAENRQVVAAIDLGKKTIALTLLQKNFLFEKQLMQDHYNENYIESDKFPKAQFTGTINGNVGTAPGTYKVQISGNLTMHGVTKPVSAPAELELTDGKVTGKADFKVKPSDFDIKIPSLVKDKIASEITVQVVAACTALSK; this comes from the coding sequence ATGAAACCAATGTATGTAATGGCGCTGGCCAGTTTGTTTTACCTGCCAGCTAAAGCCCAGACATTTATGACGCGCAATGGAAAGATTAATTTCTATTCCAAAACTTCACTTGAAGATATCAGGGCGGAAAACAGGCAAGTTGTAGCTGCCATCGATCTGGGGAAAAAAACAATTGCCCTTACCCTCCTGCAAAAGAACTTTCTGTTTGAAAAACAACTGATGCAGGACCATTACAACGAGAACTATATTGAAAGTGACAAGTTCCCGAAAGCCCAGTTCACCGGTACTATCAACGGCAACGTAGGCACTGCGCCGGGTACTTACAAGGTCCAGATCAGTGGTAACCTTACCATGCATGGCGTAACCAAACCGGTAAGCGCACCCGCAGAACTGGAACTAACCGACGGTAAAGTAACCGGCAAAGCTGACTTCAAAGTCAAGCCTTCCGATTTCGATATTAAAATTCCTTCGCTGGTAAAAGATAAAATTGCTTCAGAAATCACAGTACAGGTAGTTGCTGCCTGCACTGCGTTATCAAAATAA
- a CDS encoding c-type cytochrome — protein sequence MKRVFFFLSAIAIVYCLTLVTSCSKNNEKDLTNPGTDTTGTGGTTCDTVNMKYAANVQPILSANCYSCHGNGSASGGISLDTYAKVLTQVNNGNLVGVITHATGYPAMPQGGAKLSDCKINTIKDWIARGAQNN from the coding sequence ATGAAGCGTGTATTCTTCTTCCTGTCAGCCATCGCAATCGTATATTGCCTGACCTTAGTAACATCCTGCTCCAAAAACAATGAAAAGGATCTGACCAACCCAGGTACAGATACTACCGGCACCGGTGGCACTACCTGCGACACCGTAAACATGAAATATGCTGCCAATGTACAGCCTATTCTCTCTGCTAACTGCTACAGCTGTCATGGCAACGGCAGCGCCAGCGGTGGTATATCTTTGGATACTTATGCTAAGGTATTAACTCAGGTAAACAACGGTAACCTGGTCGGTGTCATCACACACGCCACCGGTTATCCTGCCATGCCACAAGGCGGTGCCAAACTCTCTGATTGCAAAATCAACACCATCAAAGACTGGATCGCCCGCGGTGCTCAAAATAATTAA
- a CDS encoding OB-fold protein yields MTRKKTILFAAVFLCLMAGGTGYYLYNKPRTTAAEAHTDDSVTARELYGTYARDEKTAGKLYENKVLEVTGTVMNVEQNGKEVSVLLSAGETDPGGVNCSLADNTNQLPKSGETIRVKGKCTGFLMDVSLVDATILNTK; encoded by the coding sequence ATGACGCGAAAAAAGACAATCCTTTTCGCAGCGGTATTCCTATGCCTAATGGCAGGAGGAACAGGCTACTACCTGTACAACAAACCAAGAACAACCGCTGCCGAAGCGCACACAGATGACAGTGTGACTGCCAGAGAACTGTACGGCACTTATGCCAGAGATGAAAAGACTGCAGGTAAACTGTATGAGAACAAAGTACTGGAAGTAACTGGTACTGTCATGAATGTAGAGCAAAATGGTAAAGAAGTATCCGTACTACTCTCCGCAGGTGAAACTGATCCCGGTGGCGTAAACTGTAGCCTGGCAGATAACACAAACCAATTGCCCAAAAGCGGCGAAACCATTCGTGTAAAAGGAAAATGTACAGGTTTCCTGATGGATGTAAGCCTGGTAGATGCAACTATTCTGAACACAAAATAA
- a CDS encoding outer membrane beta-barrel protein — protein sequence MQLLDDDMDELFRNAASQYPLKTDGADWDALSRRLQSAQPQGTAVDSVRGNKWVWLVVSILLTILFFITYAPPLETGKLPRTGTVIETNTAIDKGTAARDTNDSVSGKNPATNTNSVANSNSIAKTNSVTKTNSVANSNTISKTNSVAKTNSIANSNSNSISKTNTFSNKNTSSLKHTISLATDPGLTINRQHPGKTTNENNIQTSGPVIDVATSHSALTFAAVPTILPADSTTTPAIAVPVQHIPLPEGTTLLRTGMPVTTATPVTAAPITKKQSPAQVQTGLYFGIIASPDISTVKMQHVEKVGYGAGIILGYRISRSFAVETGLLYDHKNYYSEGSYFNKEKIPYIQDWKIVNVDGYCNMYEIPVNVRYFIKNGKNTSWYANAGLSSYLMKKEDYAYKYMTMSGDLKNSSWAYTNATQNWFSIIHVGVGLEHNLGAIGKLRVEPYLKIPAKGLGIGDLPITSMGINIGITKSIR from the coding sequence ATGCAGCTTTTAGATGACGATATGGACGAATTATTCCGCAATGCGGCGTCGCAGTATCCCTTAAAAACGGATGGTGCGGACTGGGATGCTCTCAGTCGCCGTTTGCAGTCAGCGCAGCCGCAGGGAACTGCGGTAGACAGCGTGCGGGGTAATAAGTGGGTATGGCTGGTAGTATCCATCCTGTTGACAATACTTTTTTTTATTACCTACGCGCCACCTCTGGAAACAGGTAAGCTGCCGCGTACTGGAACAGTAATCGAAACAAATACAGCAATTGATAAAGGAACTGCTGCCAGGGATACTAATGATTCAGTTTCAGGAAAGAATCCTGCGACTAATACCAACTCAGTTGCTAATTCAAATTCAATCGCTAAAACCAACTCAGTTACTAAAACCAATTCAGTTGCTAATTCAAACACAATCTCTAAAACCAACTCAGTTGCTAAAACCAACTCAATTGCTAATTCAAACTCAAACTCAATCTCTAAAACAAATACATTCTCTAATAAAAACACATCTTCATTAAAACATACTATTTCGCTTGCCACCGATCCCGGGTTAACCATTAACAGACAACATCCCGGTAAAACAACAAACGAAAACAATATTCAGACATCCGGCCCCGTTATTGACGTTGCCACAAGTCATTCAGCACTCACTTTTGCAGCAGTACCAACAATACTCCCTGCAGACAGTACTACAACGCCAGCTATCGCCGTACCGGTACAGCATATTCCGCTGCCAGAAGGAACAACGCTGCTAAGAACAGGCATGCCTGTAACAACAGCTACACCTGTAACTGCAGCTCCCATAACCAAAAAACAATCACCTGCCCAGGTGCAGACTGGCCTCTACTTCGGTATCATCGCCAGCCCTGACATCAGCACTGTGAAAATGCAACACGTAGAAAAAGTGGGCTATGGCGCCGGCATCATACTCGGCTACCGCATCTCCCGCAGCTTCGCGGTAGAAACCGGTCTGCTCTATGATCATAAAAACTATTATTCTGAAGGAAGCTATTTTAACAAAGAAAAAATTCCTTATATCCAGGACTGGAAAATAGTTAACGTAGACGGCTACTGTAATATGTACGAAATACCAGTCAACGTCCGCTACTTTATCAAAAACGGTAAGAACACCAGTTGGTACGCCAACGCAGGACTGTCATCTTACCTCATGAAAAAAGAAGACTATGCTTATAAATATATGACGATGTCAGGGGATCTGAAAAACAGCTCCTGGGCGTATACAAATGCAACTCAGAACTGGTTTTCTATTATACACGTGGGAGTGGGATTGGAACACAACCTGGGCGCAATAGGTAAGCTCCGCGTAGAACCATATTTGAAAATACCTGCCAAAGGCCTCGGTATCGGAGACCTGCCTATTACCAGTATGGGCATCAACATTGGCATTACGAAATCTATCCGTTGA
- a CDS encoding RNA polymerase sigma factor codes for MHAQPRCQRLLYERYYAYALKIVFRYIYRYEKATEVVNDGFVKLFSRFDRFTYDEGEHLEKMLLGWMRKIMVNTAIDELRRKNMIPEIGGIPEYVWEQPDMGQSAEQKLYYKELIILIKELPPSYQVVFNMYVIDGFSHQEIADKLNISLGTSKSNLSKAREHLKKKINNGIQEFDICSF; via the coding sequence ATGCATGCACAGCCCAGGTGCCAGCGGCTTCTGTACGAACGCTATTATGCATATGCCCTGAAAATTGTGTTCAGGTATATATACAGGTATGAGAAAGCGACCGAGGTGGTAAATGATGGTTTTGTAAAACTATTCAGCCGGTTTGACAGGTTTACCTATGATGAAGGAGAGCATCTGGAAAAAATGCTCCTGGGGTGGATGCGCAAAATCATGGTCAACACGGCCATCGATGAACTGCGCCGGAAAAATATGATCCCGGAAATAGGGGGAATCCCGGAATACGTATGGGAACAACCCGATATGGGGCAATCCGCAGAACAAAAGTTATATTATAAAGAACTGATCATACTGATCAAAGAATTACCTCCTTCCTATCAGGTCGTATTTAACATGTATGTAATTGATGGGTTTTCCCACCAGGAAATTGCAGACAAGCTGAATATCAGTTTAGGTACTTCAAAATCAAATCTGTCAAAAGCAAGAGAACATTTAAAGAAGAAAATAAATAACGGCATACAGGAATTTGATATATGCAGCTTTTAG
- a CDS encoding DUF6965 family protein — translation MKYADKEIQELEEFYKNVTLPDSIELFHSTIIKDVKAFVHSHLQIIKLRQGVPVFEGFYDRLVLLKEKLSQ, via the coding sequence ATGAAATATGCTGACAAAGAGATTCAGGAGCTCGAAGAGTTCTATAAAAACGTGACTTTACCCGATTCTATAGAGTTATTCCATAGTACTATTATTAAAGATGTAAAGGCTTTTGTACACAGCCATCTGCAAATTATTAAACTGCGACAGGGCGTACCAGTTTTTGAAGGGTTTTATGACAGACTGGTTTTACTGAAAGAAAAGTTATCTCAATAA
- a CDS encoding helix-turn-helix domain-containing protein produces the protein MNTQTPILDIPSTIKHYLSLDKKVAQSFGMDKYDELLHPDNFAILSNEGSVKNGAPIKTDHYALILCIRGTCTKTVGPFTFQVTPQSLHIVSPRFINSFENASEDLLLYMVMFKKEFIADIFIKQSVLDPLMDLHPECPPIYSLSDHNFQKIKTLYEKIDMEYKEENPFFLQLIRIQLVELLFEVNRTFEKCADSRTHYQLSRQYTLFMNFRNLVEEHFLSKRTVQEYADLLHVSAKHLSEVVKQETGKNALQIIHARVFLEARLMLSTSSLSVKEISDQLNFDTSSHFSRFFKKFANENPSAYKFVTNSAQK, from the coding sequence ATGAATACGCAGACGCCAATACTGGACATACCATCCACCATAAAACATTACCTGTCTCTTGACAAAAAGGTCGCGCAAAGTTTTGGCATGGATAAATATGATGAGCTCCTGCATCCCGATAACTTCGCTATTCTAAGCAACGAAGGCAGTGTTAAAAACGGAGCTCCCATTAAAACAGATCATTACGCGCTGATCCTTTGTATCAGAGGCACCTGCACCAAGACGGTCGGGCCTTTCACCTTCCAGGTGACACCACAGTCTTTGCATATTGTCTCGCCACGCTTTATCAATTCTTTCGAAAATGCATCTGAAGACCTGTTGCTATACATGGTCATGTTTAAAAAAGAATTTATAGCCGATATCTTTATCAAGCAAAGCGTACTTGATCCCCTGATGGACCTGCACCCCGAATGTCCTCCTATTTACAGCCTTTCTGACCACAATTTTCAAAAGATCAAAACACTCTATGAGAAAATAGATATGGAGTACAAGGAAGAAAATCCTTTCTTTCTGCAACTGATCCGGATACAACTGGTTGAATTACTCTTTGAGGTGAACAGGACTTTCGAGAAATGTGCTGATAGTCGCACGCATTATCAGCTCAGCAGGCAGTATACCCTCTTTATGAACTTCAGGAATCTTGTGGAGGAACATTTTCTTTCTAAAAGAACGGTACAGGAGTATGCAGACCTGCTACATGTATCTGCCAAACATTTAAGTGAGGTGGTGAAACAGGAAACGGGGAAGAATGCTTTGCAGATTATTCATGCAAGGGTGTTTTTAGAAGCGCGGTTAATGCTCTCGACTTCTTCGCTGAGTGTGAAAGAGATTTCGGATCAGTTGAATTTTGATACCAGTTCTCATTTTAGCAGGTTCTTTAAGAAGTTTGCGAATGAGAATCCTTCTGCCTATAAATTTGTCACTAATTCTGCACAAAAGTGA
- the galA gene encoding beta-galactosidase GalA, with the protein MIRKDLLLLFTALTIGFTASAQSPLRRHINFDSNWKFSLGHAGNAERDFNYGLETAFSKSGSANNTCIEPRFNDNTWQDIQLPHDWAVGLPFQYSKKGDLEGKGYKPVGGGFPENSIGWYRKSFDVARADSGNRFVIQLDGVYRDSKVWVNGYYVGSNFSGYTAASYDITDVLQFDKPNVLVVRADATQNEGWFYEGAGIYRHVWLNVFNNLHIASDGGVFVHTSDKGNDATVTIETTVKNDNIAAANATVYTVITNREGKTLAQSKPQPLSLATYESKTLTQALTLTQPQRWSLENPYLYRAVAIVQSNGKTIDSVKVRFGVRTIVMDKDKGLFLNGKNIKVQGVCCHQDHAGVGVALPDYVQYYRIALLKEMGTNAYRTSHNPPTPELLDACDSLGMIVMDEARLLNSGSEYETQLRSLILRDRNHPSIFIWSIGNEEFQTQYTNIGKRIAEHQLIIQKELDPSRTSTYAANMPNVYYGVNQVIPVRGFNYNLGGIDGYHKDHPEQPVIGTEVASTVTTRGVYVKDTINGYVPDYDSTYPAWASTAEIWWKLAAVRPWFMGGFAWTGFDYRGEPTPYSWPNINSHFGIMDVCGFPKNVYYYYQSWWTDKDVLNIAPHWNWSGKEGQPILVWINTNAENVELFLNGKSLGKKDMPVNGHLRWSVNYEPGTLEAVAYKKGKKITSKVETTDVPKRIVLTPSKTTLQPDGEDAVVVNVSVVDSKGRTVPVAGDMIHFSLDGHADIIGVGNGDPSCHEPDKCLPGAWQRSLFNGHAQLIIKAGNKPGAVVLKATGNGLESATLTF; encoded by the coding sequence ATGATTAGAAAAGACTTGCTGCTTTTATTCACAGCATTAACCATCGGCTTCACAGCCTCCGCACAGTCACCACTGCGCAGACACATCAACTTCGATTCAAACTGGAAATTCTCCCTGGGCCATGCCGGCAACGCAGAAAGAGATTTCAACTACGGCCTCGAAACCGCTTTCTCAAAATCGGGTTCCGCAAATAACACCTGCATCGAACCCAGGTTCAATGACAACACCTGGCAGGACATCCAACTCCCACACGACTGGGCTGTCGGACTGCCATTCCAATATTCAAAAAAAGGCGACCTCGAAGGTAAAGGCTACAAACCAGTAGGCGGCGGATTCCCCGAAAACAGCATCGGCTGGTACCGCAAATCATTTGACGTAGCCCGCGCCGATTCCGGCAACCGCTTCGTGATCCAACTGGATGGCGTATACCGCGATAGCAAGGTATGGGTAAACGGTTACTACGTAGGTAGTAACTTCAGTGGTTACACGGCTGCCTCCTACGACATTACCGACGTACTCCAATTCGATAAACCAAACGTACTTGTAGTGCGTGCCGACGCCACCCAAAACGAAGGTTGGTTCTACGAAGGTGCAGGCATCTACCGCCACGTATGGCTCAATGTATTCAATAACCTGCATATCGCATCCGATGGTGGTGTATTCGTTCACACCAGCGACAAAGGAAACGACGCCACAGTGACCATCGAAACCACTGTAAAGAATGATAACATTGCAGCCGCCAATGCCACCGTTTACACGGTTATCACCAACAGGGAAGGCAAAACACTGGCACAGAGTAAGCCACAACCCTTATCACTGGCTACCTACGAAAGTAAAACGCTTACACAGGCACTCACACTGACCCAGCCACAACGCTGGTCACTGGAAAATCCTTACCTCTATCGTGCCGTTGCCATCGTACAATCCAACGGTAAAACCATCGATAGCGTAAAGGTGCGTTTCGGTGTACGTACCATTGTAATGGACAAGGACAAGGGATTGTTCCTCAATGGTAAAAATATCAAAGTACAGGGCGTATGCTGCCACCAGGATCATGCAGGGGTAGGTGTTGCATTGCCTGACTACGTACAATATTACAGGATCGCCCTCCTGAAAGAAATGGGTACCAACGCATACCGCACCAGCCACAATCCGCCTACACCAGAATTGCTGGATGCCTGCGATAGCTTAGGTATGATCGTTATGGACGAAGCGAGATTACTCAATAGTGGTTCCGAATACGAAACACAATTACGTAGCCTGATCTTGAGAGACAGGAATCACCCAAGCATCTTCATCTGGTCCATCGGCAACGAAGAATTCCAGACACAGTATACAAACATCGGTAAGCGCATTGCTGAACACCAGCTGATTATACAAAAGGAATTAGATCCTTCCCGTACCAGCACTTATGCTGCGAACATGCCAAATGTATATTATGGTGTGAACCAGGTCATTCCTGTACGCGGCTTCAATTACAACCTGGGTGGAATAGATGGCTATCACAAAGATCATCCTGAACAACCCGTAATAGGAACAGAGGTAGCCAGCACCGTTACCACCCGTGGTGTGTACGTAAAGGACACGATAAATGGGTATGTGCCTGACTATGACAGTACCTATCCAGCCTGGGCATCTACTGCCGAGATCTGGTGGAAACTGGCTGCAGTACGCCCCTGGTTCATGGGTGGTTTTGCCTGGACCGGTTTCGACTATCGGGGAGAACCTACTCCGTATAGCTGGCCAAATATCAACTCTCACTTCGGCATCATGGACGTATGTGGCTTCCCTAAAAATGTTTATTACTATTATCAATCCTGGTGGACAGATAAAGATGTACTGAACATTGCACCACACTGGAACTGGTCTGGTAAAGAAGGTCAGCCCATACTGGTATGGATCAATACCAACGCAGAAAATGTAGAACTCTTCCTCAATGGCAAAAGCCTTGGAAAAAAAGATATGCCGGTAAATGGGCACCTCCGCTGGAGCGTGAACTATGAACCTGGCACCCTCGAAGCGGTAGCTTATAAGAAAGGAAAGAAAATCACCAGCAAGGTAGAAACCACTGATGTTCCTAAAAGGATTGTATTAACCCCCTCAAAAACAACTTTGCAGCCAGATGGCGAAGATGCTGTCGTAGTCAACGTGAGTGTAGTGGATAGTAAGGGCAGAACCGTGCCCGTAGCCGGCGATATGATCCACTTCTCACTGGATGGCCATGCAGACATCATTGGTGTCGGTAATGGTGATCCCAGCTGCCATGAACCTGACAAATGCTTACCAGGTGCCTGGCAACGCAGCCTTTTCAACGGGCATGCACAGTTGATCATTAAAGCAGGAAACAAGCCCGGAGCAGTGGTTTTAAAAGCAACAGGAAATGGGCTGGAGTCCGCTACCCTTACATTTTAA